AGCCCTGTCAATTCTGCAACCTTTGCATTCCACCCATTTATGCGGCCATCAACGTCAACAGCGAATATGGGAGCAGTGGCAGTTTCTATCAATCTGACCATTTCTCTCGCCACAGAACTTAACTCATCTACCCCTTGCAACTCAAAATCCGCCAGATGCGAATGCATGACAGCCTTTGAGTTGCTATGCTCGGCATCTCTAAATGAGTCTCGCAGAATAAGCTGCAAAGAGTGAATCGCATCCATTTCTGCATTATCCCATGGCAAACTCCGGCTTTTCACCACTTCCAAAAATGCCTTAAACGAAGAACGAGGATGCATTCTCTGCCCATCATCCTTATCCTCAGGATGATGCTTTGCACCACCCCATTTGATCTCTTTTGCTGTGTGAGACCTAAACCAGAAAAGAAAATCCCCTTCAGTGATATATGCAACAGCCATCCCACAAACAGCATCCCCAAGCGAGGCAGCACCAGGATACCCAGCATCACCCAGACTATCAGTACTCAAACCCGTGGAATCTCCATGGTATGCCAACAACCACTCTATAATATCCCTTATTTGAGATTCAGTAGGTGTTACACCCAATGGATAGTAGTTTCCTTGGTAGTACAAAGCTGCTCCATCACACCGCACCAAATCCATAATACTAGGACTCTGAGTAACAATGCCAGTGGGCGAGTCCCTAAGAAGCATGTCACACAACAGAGTTTGCGTCCTCAAAACTCGCTTCTCCAATGACTGCGAAGCCAATTGAAGCTCCATATTCAGCTGCAGCCCAAAGGCCTGCATCAAGAATTCACAAGCATACCTCAAGGGAAAAGGTATACACCTGGCCGAAGTGTGGTGGCAAACAACCAATCCCCACAGCCTCATTGAGCTGCGGCCGCCAACAGCCTCCTCATCATTAGCATTGATGATAACAGCCATAACCAACGAAGCAATCGACCCCATATTCGCCATATACTGAGCGTGGCAACCGTGTGGTGCGCGCAGGGTGGAGCCAACCAAACACAAGGGTTGCACAAGGGCCTCATCCTGCACCACCCTCAATGGCGAAGCATTGCAATCTACAATCATCCTAACTCTATTCTGCTTGAACAAGAACCTCGAAGCCTGAGGTATATCAGTAGCAGGGTAATGCAAACCAATATAAGGCTCCAAATCAGGCCTCTTACTCTCAGCAACAACCTCACCATGCTCATCCTCATGAAATTTGTACACCATCACCCTATCATAACCGGTCAATTCTCTCACACTCTCCACAACAGTGTCACAAAGAATCTTCACATCGCCTCCGGGAAGCGACTGAAGCTGCGAAATAGCTCGAACAGCTAGCTTCTGGGACTGAACAGCCCCTGCAATTGACAGTGCAGGGTCCTCAGTCCTAGCAGGCTCCAAATCGATGACGATTCCAACATCGATTCGGTGCAAGATTCCATAAAAAGGCTTGCCGGAATTCCGGGAATGGATCCAAATTGGGTTGAGGAGCGTGATCTCTCGCGCCCCAAACGCCCTCTCTAGCAGGGTGCTGCTGGAGGCGGTGAAAAGACTGCGCACGTCAGTACCAATTGTGAGCGCCTCCTCGTGGGATCCGGGGAGACGTTCGAGAGTTGGGACTGACTGCGGTGATATGCCGAGCATGTCCCGAGCGTTCTCGGAGTATCCGAGGATGCGGAAGGACGGCTCGTCGACGGCAATCATACAGCCGAAAGGCTGGATGAGGCCGCCGCGCTGGATCTTCAGTAGGTAAGCGATGATCTGGTGCTCCGGTACGGACTCGGAGGTGTGGCGGACGGAGTGGGAGTAGTCGAAGGACTTGCCGGACTCGCCGGACTGCTCGAAAACGGCGTGGAGGCGGGCGTCTTCTGTGTACTGCGCTATGGCCTTGCTTATTGACGCGTCGTTCGTGTTGTGTACGACAGTGCGTTTTGATGAAGATGCTGTGGggtgctgttgttgttgttgctgttggtgTTGGttttggtgttggtggtggggaACTCTGTTTGTTGCTCTGCTTGCTGAGGCCATTTTTTGAATAATGAGATTGTGGAAATTAGGTCAACTGAatttggagaaacaagaagaagaggaggaggagaagagtgATGTTGTTAAGCAGGTAGGTGAGCGAGTGTGTGTGGTTGCAAGGAACATGACTGTTTCGTTTCTTTTCCGTTTcgtttcttttctcattttttttttcttttctggtgTCGTTAAAATGTGTGGGTGAGGTGGAAAATGTTTGTGGCTGAGGAGTGAGGTGGTGAACATAATTGAGTCAAGGTGATTGGTGcgccatttatctttgaaaaTTGTGGGCGTATGAGTATCTGTCATCATCGCCGAGTTTTTCTCGCAGTCGCACCTCTCGCTATTccaatcccttttttttttaataatctatTCCATTTCCTGCTTATCACGACAATAgtcctctttattttttttttaaaatttaagagaataaaagataattttttattttttaatattttttaattttatttataaaatatataattaaaaaattatattttactcttataaataaaaaaattgaaaaaattcagTCCTCTTTTACTCCTgcaa
The sequence above is drawn from the Arachis hypogaea cultivar Tifrunner chromosome 4, arahy.Tifrunner.gnm2.J5K5, whole genome shotgun sequence genome and encodes:
- the LOC112796324 gene encoding phytochrome B-2, coding for MASASRATNRVPHHQHQNQHQQQQQQQHPTASSSKRTVVHNTNDASISKAIAQYTEDARLHAVFEQSGESGKSFDYSHSVRHTSESVPEHQIIAYLLKIQRGGLIQPFGCMIAVDEPSFRILGYSENARDMLGISPQSVPTLERLPGSHEEALTIGTDVRSLFTASSSTLLERAFGAREITLLNPIWIHSRNSGKPFYGILHRIDVGIVIDLEPARTEDPALSIAGAVQSQKLAVRAISQLQSLPGGDVKILCDTVVESVRELTGYDRVMVYKFHEDEHGEVVAESKRPDLEPYIGLHYPATDIPQASRFLFKQNRVRMIVDCNASPLRVVQDEALVQPLCLVGSTLRAPHGCHAQYMANMGSIASLVMAVIINANDEEAVGGRSSMRLWGLVVCHHTSARCIPFPLRYACEFLMQAFGLQLNMELQLASQSLEKRVLRTQTLLCDMLLRDSPTGIVTQSPSIMDLVRCDGAALYYQGNYYPLGVTPTESQIRDIIEWLLAYHGDSTGLSTDSLGDAGYPGAASLGDAVCGMAVAYITEGDFLFWFRSHTAKEIKWGGAKHHPEDKDDGQRMHPRSSFKAFLEVVKSRSLPWDNAEMDAIHSLQLILRDSFRDAEHSNSKAVMHSHLADFELQGVDELSSVAREMVRLIETATAPIFAVDVDGRINGWNAKVAELTGLPVDEAMGKSLVHDLVYKEFEETVDKLLSRALRGEEDKNVEIKLKTFGPENQNGAVFVVVNACSSKDYTNNIVGVCFVGQDVTGQKVVMDKFINIQGDYKAIVHSPNPLIPPIFASDDNTCCLEWNAAMEKLTGWGRADVIGKMLVGEVFGSCCQLKGSDALTKFMIVLHNSLGGQDTDKFPFSFLDRHGKYVQAFLTANKRVNMDGQIIGAFCFLQIASPDLQQALKIQKQQEKNCYARMKELAYICQEIKNPLSGIRFTNSLLEATGLTDEQKQFLETSTACEKQMSKIIQDVDLASIEDGSMELEKGEFLLGNVINAVVSQVMLLLRERNLQLIRDIPEEIKTLAVYGDQLRIQQVLADFLLNMVRYAPSPDGWVEIHVHPRIKQISDGLTLLRAEFRMVCPGEGVPPELVQDMFHSSRWVTQEGLGLSMSRKILKLMNGEVQYIREAERCYFFVLLELPVTRRTYSKIVN